The Fibrobacter sp. UWB5 genome has a window encoding:
- a CDS encoding glycoside hydrolase family 26 protein, producing MNKKLFLSMCVAPVAAMAFQVGAWVGGPGQYPQPTQQNVQAFQDLQGTHLDLISYFALFDINDWNATEEYANVAKENGSTLVVTWMANGYGAQDLVDGRADEYIRDYAKGVKNYGEEIWLRPLHEANGDWYDWGVGKEGAGNTDANVAEAFRHIVKIFREENVENVKWVWTTNASNAGKGSTLTGNYPGDEYVDYISIDGYNWGKCQSWSSWQTFTQVFKKAYNALANIDKPLFIAEISSSELGGNKAEWITDMFEHFVTDFSRVFAVMWFSQSKEANEGDWALNTSQAAVDAWKAGIAKMKALESNTAIKPTGRAAGNSFRLQDGKLYMQTDKALKASVVQFDYQGRILWQSAVQHFTPGVHAIDAPEASTRSIYKLSIKQ from the coding sequence ATGAACAAGAAACTATTCCTCTCTATGTGTGTCGCACCTGTCGCGGCCATGGCATTCCAGGTCGGCGCATGGGTCGGTGGCCCGGGTCAGTATCCGCAGCCCACGCAGCAGAACGTGCAGGCGTTCCAGGATTTGCAGGGCACGCATCTCGACCTTATCAGCTACTTTGCACTTTTCGACATCAACGACTGGAACGCAACCGAAGAATACGCCAACGTCGCCAAGGAAAACGGCTCCACACTGGTGGTCACTTGGATGGCTAACGGATACGGTGCCCAAGACTTGGTCGACGGCAGGGCCGACGAATACATCCGCGATTACGCCAAGGGCGTCAAGAATTACGGTGAAGAAATCTGGCTCAGGCCCCTCCACGAAGCAAACGGCGACTGGTACGACTGGGGCGTGGGTAAAGAAGGTGCCGGCAACACCGACGCAAACGTGGCCGAAGCATTCCGCCACATCGTGAAAATCTTCCGCGAAGAAAATGTCGAAAACGTCAAGTGGGTCTGGACCACTAACGCCTCGAACGCAGGAAAGGGTTCCACGCTTACCGGCAACTACCCCGGCGACGAATACGTCGACTACATCTCCATCGACGGCTACAACTGGGGCAAATGCCAGAGCTGGTCCAGCTGGCAGACTTTCACGCAGGTATTCAAGAAGGCCTACAACGCTCTCGCGAATATCGACAAGCCACTCTTCATCGCCGAAATCTCCAGTTCCGAACTCGGCGGGAACAAGGCCGAATGGATTACCGACATGTTCGAGCATTTTGTCACGGACTTCTCCCGCGTTTTCGCGGTGATGTGGTTCAGCCAGAGCAAAGAAGCCAACGAAGGCGACTGGGCGCTCAACACCTCGCAGGCCGCCGTTGACGCCTGGAAGGCCGGCATCGCCAAAATGAAGGCTTTGGAGAGTAACACGGCTATCAAGCCTACCGGGAGGGCTGCCGGCAACTCCTTTCGCCTGCAAGACGGCAAACTCTACATGCAAACCGACAAAGCATTAAAGGCAAGCGTCGTGCAGTTCGACTACCAGGGGCGTATTTTGTGGCAGAGCGCCGTACAGCACTTCACCCCGGGCGTACACGCTATCGATGCACCCGAGGCAAGTACACGAAGCATTTACAAACTTTCTATTAAGCAATAA
- a CDS encoding GntR family transcriptional regulator yields the protein MTVDEFCKWIESSGFKDGARLPSVRKVAASLHASTFTIFQAYKRLVEQGKIYGEHGNGYFWGQKPEIVVDASEHETERLERLLLEDWKSGKISVDSTLPSIKDLCLVYRTTSGSMSRTLEMLRERGVLDRKGRGRYYFKNTRSSASNLKEILLIMRCNPNGDFNGLGERELTFMQKVYAEARRNKLKVKALGYYEKEGLFLDAAGNRVRLEDCGEYFGAVVSTMLVFNINKLFALLACTRFPISVWWEHPLYDIPRALKKEKRYAFFNLAFGDFPGRAVGHFLKEKGMERVAFISPYHMSMWSRDRLKGLKKVGLDVVEATDASHASHFDFMQEKGAHEHFSRILLKLVKEIPPVDAWVVSNDRVGVEILSLVEQGKLKRPPYMVSFDNSNDSYRNRLDSFEFSLDALAEQSVFHLVSPGVTLYKKDDFRELSGLVVEK from the coding sequence ATGACTGTCGATGAATTTTGCAAGTGGATAGAATCGTCCGGATTCAAGGACGGCGCAAGGCTTCCATCTGTGCGCAAGGTGGCTGCGTCATTGCATGCCTCGACCTTTACGATCTTCCAGGCGTACAAGCGCTTGGTAGAACAAGGGAAAATCTACGGAGAGCACGGTAATGGTTACTTTTGGGGCCAAAAGCCCGAAATCGTGGTAGACGCAAGCGAGCACGAGACCGAACGCCTGGAGCGCCTGCTTTTAGAAGACTGGAAATCCGGCAAGATTTCGGTAGACAGTACGCTACCGTCGATTAAGGACTTGTGCTTAGTTTACAGGACCACATCGGGTTCCATGAGCCGTACCCTTGAAATGCTGCGTGAAAGGGGAGTGCTTGACCGCAAGGGCCGCGGGCGTTACTACTTCAAGAACACAAGGTCGTCTGCGTCCAACTTGAAGGAAATCCTCTTGATTATGCGTTGCAATCCGAACGGGGATTTTAACGGGCTTGGCGAACGTGAACTGACGTTCATGCAGAAGGTGTACGCCGAGGCACGCCGCAACAAACTTAAAGTCAAGGCGCTCGGGTATTATGAAAAAGAGGGCCTTTTTCTAGATGCCGCCGGAAACCGGGTTCGGCTGGAGGACTGTGGCGAATACTTCGGTGCCGTCGTTTCGACCATGCTGGTGTTCAACATCAACAAACTCTTTGCCCTGCTTGCCTGCACGCGGTTCCCTATTTCGGTGTGGTGGGAGCACCCGCTGTATGACATTCCCCGCGCGTTGAAAAAAGAAAAGCGCTACGCGTTCTTCAATTTGGCCTTTGGCGATTTCCCGGGGCGCGCGGTGGGGCATTTCTTGAAAGAAAAGGGAATGGAACGTGTCGCCTTTATTTCGCCTTACCACATGAGCATGTGGTCGAGGGACCGCCTGAAAGGGCTCAAGAAGGTGGGGCTCGATGTAGTCGAGGCGACCGATGCGAGCCATGCGAGCCATTTTGATTTTATGCAGGAGAAGGGGGCGCATGAACATTTTAGCCGTATTTTGCTTAAGCTGGTGAAAGAGATTCCGCCTGTAGATGCGTGGGTCGTGTCTAACGATAGGGTAGGGGTGGAAATTTTGTCGCTTGTGGAGCAGGGTAAGCTCAAACGCCCGCCTTACATGGTATCGTTTGATAATTCTAACGACAGTTACCGCAACCGTCTGGATTCCTTCGAGTTCAGCTTGGATGCCCTTGCCGAACAATCCGTATTCCACCTGGTATCCCCTGGTGTTACTTTGTATAAAAAAGACGATTTTAGGGAACTTTCGGGGCTTGTCGTGGAAAAATAA
- the eno gene encoding phosphopyruvate hydratase produces the protein MAKIAKVWARQILDSRGNPSLEVDVTLDNGIVGHAAVPSGASTGEREACELRDGDKKTYCGKGTLTAVKNVNTKIAKKIIGMDPSKQTEVDDAMIALDGNRMLKNKLGANAILGVSMAVCVAAAKDAGLPLYQYIAKLHGTKKLTLPCPMCNVINGGAHSSAPIDFQEFMIAPVGAKTFSKGLQMVTEIFHALKAVLKKAGFDTTVGDEGGFAPGVSIKPAKNKFGYEITGVMTLEKALDALKAATTNAGYKFGTDIKIALDVASSEFCDKNTKAGKPETYTFKKSTKKTVKSADMVKLYEKLIDKYSIFSIEDGLDEADWAGWKVMTDKLGGKINLVGDDLFVTNPTIFDEGIKAGIANAILIKVNQVGSVSETLAAIKRAQNEGYAPIVSHRSGETEDTFIADLAVGTAAGQIKTGSLSRTDRVCKYNRLLRIEEELGKAAVYAGDPRKACKAPAKKAACKKCCKK, from the coding sequence ATGGCTAAAATCGCTAAAGTTTGGGCTCGTCAGATCCTGGATTCCCGTGGCAATCCGTCTCTCGAAGTCGATGTTACTCTTGACAACGGTATCGTTGGTCACGCTGCTGTTCCGAGTGGTGCTTCCACCGGCGAACGCGAAGCTTGCGAACTCCGCGACGGTGACAAGAAGACTTACTGCGGTAAGGGCACTCTCACTGCTGTGAAGAATGTGAACACCAAGATTGCTAAGAAGATCATCGGCATGGATCCGTCCAAGCAGACTGAAGTTGACGACGCCATGATCGCTCTCGACGGCAACCGCATGCTCAAGAACAAGCTCGGTGCAAACGCCATCCTCGGCGTTTCCATGGCTGTTTGCGTTGCTGCCGCTAAGGACGCTGGCCTTCCGCTTTACCAGTACATCGCCAAGCTCCATGGCACCAAGAAGCTCACGCTCCCGTGCCCGATGTGCAACGTGATCAACGGCGGTGCTCACTCCTCCGCTCCGATCGATTTCCAGGAATTCATGATCGCTCCGGTTGGCGCAAAGACTTTCTCCAAGGGCCTCCAGATGGTCACCGAAATCTTCCACGCCCTCAAGGCTGTGTTGAAGAAGGCCGGCTTCGACACCACCGTTGGTGACGAAGGTGGCTTCGCTCCTGGCGTTTCTATCAAGCCGGCTAAGAACAAGTTCGGTTACGAAATCACTGGCGTGATGACCCTCGAAAAGGCTCTCGACGCTTTGAAGGCTGCAACCACCAATGCCGGTTACAAGTTCGGCACTGACATCAAGATCGCTCTTGACGTTGCTTCCTCTGAATTCTGCGACAAGAACACCAAGGCTGGCAAGCCGGAAACCTACACCTTCAAGAAGAGCACCAAGAAGACTGTAAAGTCTGCCGACATGGTGAAGCTCTACGAAAAGCTCATCGACAAGTACTCCATCTTCTCCATTGAAGACGGTCTCGACGAAGCTGACTGGGCTGGCTGGAAGGTCATGACCGACAAGCTCGGCGGCAAGATCAACCTCGTGGGTGACGACCTGTTCGTTACCAACCCGACCATCTTCGACGAAGGCATCAAGGCTGGCATCGCCAACGCTATCCTCATCAAGGTGAACCAGGTGGGTTCTGTGTCCGAAACTCTCGCTGCTATCAAGCGCGCTCAGAACGAAGGCTATGCTCCGATCGTTTCTCACCGCTCTGGCGAAACCGAAGACACCTTCATTGCTGACCTCGCCGTCGGTACCGCCGCTGGCCAGATCAAGACCGGTTCTCTCTCCCGTACGGACCGCGTTTGCAAGTACAACCGCTTGCTCCGCATCGAAGAAGAACTCGGCAAGGCTGCCGTGTACGCCGGTGACCCGCGCAAGGCTTGCAAGGCCCCTGCTAAGAAGGCCGCTTGCAAGAAGTGCTGCAAGAAGTAA
- a CDS encoding ABC transporter substrate-binding protein, translated as MIGLKSIARTALALSASGALLSGCGDASSEGDLGGALPRQQTLYLSGQQNDAPGSFNPLAESWMASWPVGGRFNLMYEPLITYNSLNGKIEPLLGTLVEELSNNDSIVVDLNPAAKWSDGKPVTSVDVTFMFLRGSINSTEQISAIHIDSLKGADGVITERLSFMVAKDKRNNPLTVRDMLQATRIAPSHVFEPLIKEKGLDETKKLPMDQNPVVSGPYNLRSADPNKIILERRDDYWGNAALHDGKLPAPKFIVHPIYKNNEHNTIAMREGNLDASQSFIPRIARKASAGVHTWWNEPPYFRPGAMPMLVINTLKEPLNDKRFRRALATAIDYNALRQFAVSNYTSTLKAGLIMPTDLEGKYIVDEDLDKYGVNLRISDEAERLAAVKQILSEAGFKSVFNDDGTLDHMENAKGERLPTLYITSPNGWTDWEAMVTIAVEGMRKAGIDIREGFVDGGSYWPAMGLGNFDLVMHKPVADVTPSLPWSRFNEIMASRDWQPLGAWAGVNIGRYNQPGTEGFRPEVDQLLSAIPLMTDSVEIAKAYRELNKIFMEDQPSIPLVYLPEQFYEFSDRVWTNWPTAENPYAPAQLPWVASGTKILWNLKLAK; from the coding sequence ATGATTGGACTTAAATCGATTGCCAGGACGGCGCTTGCGCTCTCGGCATCCGGTGCACTCCTTTCGGGTTGCGGCGACGCTTCTTCGGAAGGTGATCTGGGTGGTGCGCTTCCCCGTCAACAGACGCTATACTTGTCGGGCCAGCAGAACGACGCTCCGGGTTCCTTTAACCCGCTAGCCGAAAGCTGGATGGCTTCCTGGCCGGTGGGCGGACGTTTCAACCTGATGTACGAACCGCTCATCACGTACAACTCCCTGAATGGTAAGATTGAACCCCTTCTGGGTACCTTGGTCGAGGAACTCTCCAATAACGACTCTATCGTTGTGGACTTGAACCCCGCCGCCAAGTGGAGCGATGGCAAGCCGGTGACCTCCGTGGACGTGACTTTCATGTTCCTGCGCGGTTCCATCAACTCTACCGAACAGATTTCTGCAATCCATATCGACTCCTTGAAGGGTGCCGATGGCGTCATTACCGAACGTCTTTCGTTCATGGTTGCTAAAGACAAGCGTAACAACCCGTTGACCGTGCGCGACATGTTGCAGGCAACGCGTATCGCTCCGTCTCACGTGTTTGAACCGCTGATCAAGGAAAAGGGCCTCGACGAAACGAAGAAGCTCCCGATGGATCAGAACCCGGTCGTTTCCGGTCCGTACAACCTGCGTAGTGCCGACCCGAACAAGATTATTCTTGAACGCCGCGACGACTACTGGGGCAATGCCGCCCTTCATGACGGAAAGCTCCCGGCTCCGAAGTTCATTGTTCACCCGATTTACAAGAACAACGAACACAACACGATTGCTATGCGTGAAGGCAACCTCGATGCCTCCCAGAGCTTCATTCCGCGTATTGCCCGTAAGGCTTCGGCCGGCGTCCACACCTGGTGGAACGAACCGCCTTACTTCCGCCCGGGTGCAATGCCCATGCTCGTGATCAACACCCTTAAGGAACCCCTGAACGACAAGCGCTTCCGTCGTGCTCTTGCAACTGCAATTGACTACAACGCGCTCCGCCAGTTCGCTGTTTCCAACTACACCTCTACCCTGAAGGCCGGCCTCATTATGCCGACGGACCTCGAAGGCAAGTACATTGTCGACGAAGACCTCGACAAGTATGGCGTGAACCTCCGCATCAGCGATGAAGCCGAACGCCTCGCTGCCGTGAAGCAGATCCTTTCCGAAGCTGGCTTCAAGTCCGTGTTTAATGACGACGGTACCTTGGACCACATGGAAAATGCCAAGGGCGAGCGTCTCCCGACTCTCTACATCACTAGCCCGAACGGCTGGACTGACTGGGAAGCCATGGTGACGATCGCTGTCGAAGGTATGCGCAAGGCCGGTATCGATATTCGCGAAGGCTTCGTGGACGGCGGTTCTTACTGGCCGGCTATGGGTCTTGGCAACTTTGACCTCGTGATGCACAAGCCTGTTGCTGACGTGACTCCGTCTCTTCCGTGGAGCCGCTTCAACGAAATCATGGCAAGCCGCGACTGGCAGCCGCTTGGCGCCTGGGCCGGTGTGAACATCGGTCGTTACAACCAGCCGGGTACCGAAGGCTTCCGCCCCGAAGTCGACCAACTGTTGTCTGCTATACCTCTGATGACAGACTCTGTCGAAATCGCAAAGGCTTACCGCGAACTCAACAAGATCTTCATGGAAGACCAGCCCTCTATTCCGCTGGTTTACCTGCCTGAACAGTTCTACGAATTCAGCGACCGCGTGTGGACGAACTGGCCCACCGCCGAAAACCCGTACGCTCCGGCTCAGCTGCCGTGGGTGGCTTCGGGCACCAAGATCCTCTGGAACTTAAAGCTTGCTAAATAA
- a CDS encoding ABC transporter permease, whose translation MLRYVLQKGFWYLLTFVFAVALNFALPRLGDNNPVDIIMGQAGKGLSPTEAQKKKAELLVSFGMAELDDQGNVIYEPEVDENGQMVTRKVPKLDDAGNPVLVTVKEVNEDGTPKMVDRQKVDAEGKPVFEEKPVLDAKGKPVMEKKGKKKVAKVEQVAVMEQVQAERQDTVMVDEVVLKTDPKLSSAFSQFLRYIANVFKGDLGLSYQNNEPVTNVIKKSLPWTLLIQAPTILLGWIIGNLLGAFAAYKRGIFDKVFFPCAMFLNGVPYFVFGMLLVAMFSITLGWFPAMGAYSSDIPELTFSWTCIKSVAWYYILPFFSCFPILLSGQATGMRSMSIYELGTDYMKYAKWLGLREGKIISYVFRNAMLPQLTGLAQSLGAMVGGALITEMIFSYPGLGMAMLNAIQKNDYATIQGCTLMISTCVLVANYAVDVLIAVFDPRVKAGLQMGGK comes from the coding sequence ATGCTACGCTATGTCCTGCAGAAGGGGTTCTGGTATCTCCTGACCTTCGTTTTTGCAGTGGCATTGAACTTCGCCTTGCCGCGTCTTGGCGATAACAACCCGGTCGACATTATCATGGGTCAGGCCGGTAAGGGTCTTTCTCCGACTGAAGCCCAGAAGAAGAAAGCCGAACTCCTGGTGTCCTTCGGTATGGCCGAACTCGACGATCAGGGCAACGTGATTTATGAACCGGAAGTCGACGAAAATGGCCAAATGGTTACCCGCAAGGTGCCCAAGCTCGACGATGCTGGCAATCCGGTTCTCGTGACTGTGAAGGAAGTCAACGAAGACGGCACCCCGAAGATGGTGGATCGCCAGAAGGTTGACGCCGAAGGTAAGCCGGTCTTCGAAGAAAAGCCCGTGCTCGACGCCAAGGGCAAGCCCGTAATGGAAAAGAAGGGCAAGAAGAAGGTCGCCAAGGTTGAACAGGTCGCTGTCATGGAACAGGTTCAGGCTGAACGCCAGGACACCGTGATGGTTGACGAAGTCGTCCTCAAGACCGACCCGAAGCTCAGCTCCGCATTCTCCCAGTTCCTCCGTTACATTGCCAACGTGTTCAAGGGTGACCTCGGTCTCTCTTACCAGAACAACGAACCGGTGACCAATGTAATCAAGAAGTCGCTGCCGTGGACGCTCCTCATCCAGGCTCCGACCATTTTGCTCGGCTGGATTATCGGTAACTTGCTCGGTGCCTTCGCTGCTTACAAGCGTGGCATCTTCGACAAGGTGTTCTTCCCCTGCGCCATGTTCCTGAACGGTGTGCCGTACTTCGTGTTCGGTATGCTCCTGGTGGCCATGTTCTCCATCACGCTCGGCTGGTTCCCGGCTATGGGTGCTTACAGTTCCGACATTCCGGAACTCACCTTCTCCTGGACCTGCATCAAGAGCGTCGCTTGGTACTACATCCTCCCGTTCTTCAGCTGCTTCCCGATTCTTCTTTCGGGTCAGGCAACGGGTATGCGCTCCATGTCGATTTATGAACTCGGTACTGACTACATGAAGTACGCCAAGTGGCTCGGTCTTCGCGAAGGCAAGATTATCAGCTACGTGTTCCGTAACGCTATGCTTCCGCAGCTCACCGGTCTTGCCCAGTCCCTGGGTGCCATGGTGGGTGGCGCACTCATTACCGAAATGATCTTCTCTTATCCGGGCCTCGGTATGGCAATGCTCAACGCCATCCAGAAGAACGACTACGCAACGATTCAGGGTTGTACGCTCATGATTTCGACCTGCGTGCTCGTGGCTAACTACGCCGTTGACGTGCTCATCGCCGTGTTCGATCCGCGCGTGAAGGCCGGTCTCCAAATGGGAGGTAAGTAA
- a CDS encoding ABC transporter permease — MLKLLRNLLKSPMFVIGISIFVLTLLIALFGPIFYSVDTHARDILAGPYAGSSSEHLLGTDHLGRDYVSLLIAGLRSSLYVGFVAGIIATTIGVLIGLFGGFRGGWIDEVLNMFTNLFIVIPQFVILVLISSAVKDGRSLTLIGLIIGLTAWSWSARAVRAQASSLRSRDHIALARINGASTLTIVIKHVLPYLLSYVFMVFIMQVGSGILSEASISMIGLGPVDTTSLGIILNQAKDNGALADSIWIAFIPATLVVTLTVFALYLINTSMEGVFNPRLRK, encoded by the coding sequence ATGTTGAAACTCTTAAGAAACCTTCTCAAGTCTCCGATGTTCGTCATCGGTATCTCGATCTTCGTGCTCACGCTCCTGATCGCACTCTTTGGACCGATCTTCTACAGCGTCGATACTCACGCCCGTGACATTCTCGCTGGTCCGTATGCAGGTTCTTCTTCTGAACACCTGCTCGGTACTGACCACTTGGGTCGTGACTATGTGTCCCTGTTGATCGCTGGCCTCCGCAGCTCTCTCTATGTGGGCTTTGTGGCCGGTATCATCGCTACCACGATCGGTGTGCTTATCGGTCTGTTCGGCGGTTTCCGCGGCGGTTGGATTGACGAAGTCCTGAACATGTTCACGAACCTCTTTATCGTGATTCCGCAGTTCGTGATTCTCGTGCTCATCAGCTCTGCCGTGAAGGACGGTCGTTCTCTCACCTTGATCGGCCTCATCATCGGTCTTACCGCATGGAGCTGGTCTGCTCGTGCAGTGCGTGCCCAGGCATCTTCCCTGCGTAGCCGCGACCACATCGCTCTCGCTCGCATCAACGGTGCATCCACGCTCACGATCGTGATCAAGCATGTGCTTCCGTACTTGCTCTCTTACGTGTTCATGGTGTTCATCATGCAGGTGGGTTCGGGCATTCTTTCCGAAGCTTCTATCTCCATGATTGGCCTTGGCCCTGTCGATACGACTAGCCTCGGTATCATCCTGAACCAGGCAAAGGACAACGGCGCTCTTGCCGACTCCATCTGGATTGCCTTCATTCCGGCAACCTTGGTGGTGACCCTTACGGTGTTTGCCCTTTACCTCATCAATACTTCTATGGAAGGCGTCTTTAACCCGCGTCTGCGCAAATAA
- a CDS encoding ABC transporter ATP-binding protein, with translation MSENVFEVENLGLYYLGRFGDKTHAVTDVSFSMKKGEILGIAGESGCGKSTLVSGLMGMCIPPLYPEKGDVRVRVGDHMESLMHRKLEDVRANVLAQQVSMIPQGAFNALNPVRKIKDIAADVIAAHQQPGKKLDSKEIYDRLCERFDLFGMDTKRVLNSYPIQLTAGERQRSVIGISTLLNPQMVIADEPTSALDVSTQKEVIKMIFDLLDKGIFSTMIFITHELPLLYHVADNIAIMYAGEIVEYGTADQVVKDPRHPYTQALMGAMLSTEASQRTRHPVAIEGAPPSLKNKIVGCRFAPRCKKACPDCKKNTQNIRIVGDRQVRCDYAV, from the coding sequence ATGTCTGAAAATGTATTTGAAGTAGAAAATCTCGGCCTCTATTACCTTGGCCGTTTCGGCGACAAGACCCATGCCGTGACGGATGTTTCCTTCTCTATGAAGAAGGGTGAAATCCTCGGTATCGCAGGTGAATCTGGTTGCGGTAAGTCCACCTTGGTGTCCGGCCTTATGGGCATGTGCATTCCGCCGCTTTACCCCGAAAAGGGTGACGTGCGTGTTCGTGTGGGTGACCACATGGAATCCCTGATGCACCGCAAGCTCGAAGATGTTCGTGCCAACGTGCTCGCTCAGCAGGTTTCCATGATTCCGCAGGGTGCATTCAACGCCCTGAACCCGGTGCGTAAAATCAAGGACATCGCAGCCGACGTGATCGCCGCCCACCAGCAGCCGGGCAAGAAGCTCGACAGCAAGGAAATCTACGACCGTCTTTGCGAACGTTTTGACTTGTTCGGCATGGACACCAAGCGCGTGCTGAACTCCTACCCGATTCAGCTCACCGCCGGTGAACGCCAGCGTTCCGTGATCGGTATTTCTACGCTTCTCAACCCGCAGATGGTGATCGCTGACGAACCGACTTCCGCTCTGGACGTTTCTACCCAGAAGGAAGTGATCAAGATGATCTTTGATCTTTTGGACAAGGGCATCTTCTCTACCATGATCTTCATTACTCACGAACTTCCGCTCCTGTACCACGTGGCCGACAATATCGCCATCATGTACGCCGGCGAAATCGTGGAATACGGTACGGCTGACCAGGTCGTTAAGGACCCGCGTCACCCCTATACGCAGGCTTTGATGGGCGCTATGCTTTCTACCGAAGCTTCTCAGCGTACCCGTCATCCGGTGGCTATCGAAGGTGCTCCTCCGAGCCTCAAGAACAAGATTGTGGGTTGCCGCTTTGCACCGCGTTGCAAGAAGGCATGCCCCGACTGCAAGAAGAATACCCAGAACATCCGCATTGTAGGCGACCGTCAAGTGAGGTGCGATTATGCTGTCTGA
- a CDS encoding ABC transporter ATP-binding protein — protein MLSDKPIVFSAKRISKDFGAGKTLKTAVKDVSFDIYDEEFISIVGGSGCGKSVLAKIMLGLYKPTRGQFLYRDKPIKNLKAHWNEVQSVFQDPFGCFNQFFTIRSQLEDALNILKDKPSKEEVRRRVDEGLMAVNVKPEDIEGKYPFELSGGQMQRMLLARIFALRPKVLIADEATSMVDACVRANILDYLRKLKDELKMTVVFVTHDIGLANYVSDRIFIMHDGKIVNQGTPEEVLDNTTEPHTLKLLDDIPEVHKTEWIKNSHRSKKG, from the coding sequence ATGCTGTCTGATAAACCCATTGTATTTTCCGCTAAGCGCATCAGCAAGGACTTTGGTGCCGGTAAGACCCTGAAGACCGCCGTGAAGGATGTGTCCTTCGACATCTATGACGAAGAATTCATCTCCATCGTGGGTGGTTCGGGTTGCGGCAAGTCCGTGCTCGCAAAGATCATGCTCGGTCTTTACAAGCCGACTCGCGGCCAGTTCCTGTATCGCGACAAGCCCATCAAGAACCTGAAGGCTCACTGGAACGAAGTGCAGTCCGTGTTCCAGGATCCGTTCGGCTGTTTCAACCAGTTCTTTACTATCCGTAGCCAGCTGGAAGACGCCCTGAACATCCTCAAGGACAAGCCCTCCAAGGAAGAAGTCCGCCGCCGCGTGGACGAAGGCCTGATGGCTGTGAACGTGAAGCCCGAAGATATCGAAGGCAAGTACCCGTTTGAACTTTCCGGCGGTCAGATGCAGCGTATGCTTTTGGCCCGTATCTTCGCGCTCCGTCCGAAGGTCTTGATCGCTGACGAAGCCACCTCCATGGTGGACGCCTGCGTGCGTGCCAACATCCTCGATTACTTGCGTAAGTTGAAAGACGAACTCAAGATGACCGTGGTGTTCGTGACTCACGATATCGGTCTTGCAAACTACGTTTCTGACCGTATCTTCATTATGCACGACGGTAAGATCGTGAACCAGGGTACTCCGGAAGAAGTGCTCGACAACACGACCGAACCGCACACGCTAAAGCTGCTTGACGATATCCCGGAAGTCCACAAGACCGAATGGATCAAGAACAGCCATCGCTCTAAGAAAGGCTAA
- a CDS encoding N-acetylmuramoyl-L-alanine amidase: protein MRPETIQKREDEFFSNLTNSAGVKYKLTQTTDIGHGIKIYSIRPDFTSYYYNTKTTKKSICLHFTVGYIKSDTTALSTKDNCVSVSYVVDRSGRIYEMFPDTEWSYHLGSGAVGGNGAMSKQSIGIEISNYGPLKLSGENLVDAYKNEYCKVSETQFYDKLNYRGYDYFASMTEVQISATAALIKYLGRKHDIPMNFMPSDAPFANNAEALAFKGVFYHTNVRKDKFDWPFGPSLKSIIAACTNVLPQAEEAKADATKTAAPSEATKVAEPAQKPAEASMPVETPKAEVKAPEVKKSPEIKPAAKQQASKPKTTPVKAPSLLGSIISLLLQLLGGKKR from the coding sequence ATGAGACCGGAAACCATCCAAAAGCGCGAAGACGAATTTTTCTCTAACCTGACCAACTCCGCTGGGGTCAAGTACAAGCTGACCCAGACGACCGATATTGGCCATGGGATAAAGATTTATTCTATCCGCCCGGATTTCACGTCTTACTATTACAACACCAAGACAACAAAGAAAAGTATCTGCCTGCATTTTACGGTCGGCTACATCAAATCAGATACGACAGCCCTTTCCACAAAAGACAATTGTGTTTCGGTGTCCTACGTGGTAGACCGCAGCGGCCGCATTTACGAGATGTTCCCGGATACCGAATGGAGCTATCATTTGGGTAGCGGCGCCGTTGGCGGAAATGGTGCCATGTCAAAGCAGTCCATTGGCATCGAGATTTCCAATTACGGCCCCTTGAAGCTTTCCGGCGAAAACCTCGTGGACGCCTACAAGAACGAGTACTGCAAAGTATCCGAGACACAGTTCTACGACAAGCTGAACTACAGGGGCTATGATTATTTTGCCTCCATGACAGAGGTTCAAATCTCTGCGACGGCAGCCCTTATCAAGTACCTTGGCAGAAAGCATGACATTCCTATGAACTTTATGCCTAGCGACGCCCCGTTTGCAAATAATGCCGAGGCGTTGGCATTCAAGGGCGTGTTCTACCATACCAACGTACGAAAGGACAAGTTTGACTGGCCCTTTGGCCCGTCGCTAAAGTCGATTATTGCGGCTTGCACCAATGTGCTCCCGCAGGCAGAAGAGGCTAAGGCTGACGCGACCAAGACCGCAGCACCCTCGGAAGCCACGAAGGTTGCCGAGCCCGCCCAGAAGCCCGCTGAAGCGTCAATGCCTGTTGAAACCCCGAAGGCCGAAGTCAAGGCTCCCGAAGTCAAGAAGTCTCCCGAAATTAAACCCGCCGCAAAACAGCAAGCGAGCAAGCCCAAAACCACCCCGGTAAAGGCGCCTTCGCTTCTTGGAAGCATTATTTCGTTGCTCCTCCAATTGCTTGGCGGCAAGAAACGTTAA